From a region of the Rhipicephalus microplus isolate Deutch F79 chromosome X, USDA_Rmic, whole genome shotgun sequence genome:
- the LOC119176061 gene encoding uncharacterized protein LOC119176061 — protein MACYEAYRRKSICQWVMCHGSHIPDGAVPGGEDDGETIYVGRALHDGDVLPGKVVPSHSCCYVSHARAEHSYSSYQVLISDDPDMAWVPASEGSVPTGAIQGGMTSSGEPLYIGRTFHEGTLTIGKVHPSHNCLYIPYGGDEHHYTNYEVLVCNTINFWGGPGFVSTSPAIKSSKDIAAEQHRDTEQIKRFIIAQYFDITPTVAAWFVCALTPLPLFNKHAEFTFYLFTLSPRFDSSADNISPSHSGSQHPCTTANRPHSSLYTMDWLRAFLFEPVCQWVMCHGSQIPANSVPGGKDGGETIYVGRAVHDGEVLPGKVVPSHSCCYVSYAGAEHSHRDYQVLVSDGPPMAWVPASHGSVPTGAIQGGTSSSGEPLYIGRTFHNRTLTIGKVHPSHNCLYIPYGGKEHRYSNYEVLVTVNF, from the exons CATACCGTCGCAAGTCCATCTGCCAGTGGGTAATGTGCCACGGCAGTCATATACCTGATGGTGCGGTGCCCGGCGGTGAAGACGACGGGGAGACCATATACGTCGGACGCGCATTACACGACGGTGACGTCCTTCCGGGCAAAGTGGTGCCTTCGCACAGCTGCTGCTACGTCTCCCATGCTCGCGCCGAGCACAGCTACAGCAGCTATCAA GTGCTGATCTCCGATGATCCTGACATGGCTTGGGTACCAGCATCCGAAGGCTCGGTGCCAACTGGCGCCATCCAGGGCGGCATGACCAGTTCAGGAGAGCCGCTGTACATCGGCCGAACCTTCCACGAAGGAACGCTGACCATTGGAAAAGTGCACCCATCACACAATTGCCTGTATATACCATACGGCGGCGACGAACACCACTACACCAACTATGAAGTGTTGGTTTGCAACACAATAAACTTCT GGGGCGGACCAGGATTTGTCTCTACATCGCCGGCCATTAAGAGCAGCAAGGACATAGCAGCGGAACAACATCGCGACACTGAGCAGATAAAGCGCTTCATCATAGCACAGTACTttg ATATTACGCCTACAGTCGCTGCGTGGTTCGTGTGCGCGCTGACACCACTTCCGCTTTTTAATAAGCATGCCGAGTTCACTTTCTATCTGTTCACACTCTCGCCACGTTTCGACAGCTCAGCAGATAATATATCTCCGAGCCACAGCGGTAGTCAGCATCCCTGCACCACAGCGAACAGACCGCACTCGAGCTTATACACAATGGACTGGTTGCGAG CATTCCTCTTCGAGCCCGTCTGCCAGTGGGTAATGTGCCACGGCAGTCAGATACCGGCTAACTCTGTGCCCGGCGGTAAAGACGGAGGGGAGACCATCTACGTCGGCCGCGCGGTCCACGACGGTGAAGTCCTTCCGGGCAAAGTGGTGCCTTCGCACAGCTGCTGCTACGTCTCCTACGCTGGCGCCGAGCATAGCCACAGGGACTATCAA GTGCTAGTCTCCGATGGTCCTCCGATGGCTTGGGTGCCAGCTTCCCACGGCTCGGTGCCAACTGGAGCCATTCAGGGCGGCACGTCCAGCTCAGGAGAGCCACTGTACATCGGCCGAACCTTCCACAACAGAACGCTGACCATTGGAAAAGTGCACCCATCGCACAATTGCCTGTACATACCGTACGGCGGCAAAGAACACCGCTACTCAAACTACGAAGTATTGGTTACAGTCAACTTCTGA